The nucleotide window TACACTGAATCTGCACTTCCCGTCAGGCAACGTTTTTATCGGGGCAGGCGAGGACACGTCCGGAGGCGATCTGGAGCCCGACGGATCTGATGTCATCGAAGGAGAAACCTTGAGCTTTGCGCCTGGCTACTACAGCATGAAATATTCTCGCGCAGGAAATGTAATAGAACTTTGCTTTGAGCCGACCCGGGAAAGATATAATTCTGTAGAAGAGCCTGTCCGGATATAAAAGATGGAGCCTTATGTCCATTGACAGGTCATAGCTCCATCTAAATCGCGCTGACGCAGGGAGCCGTTAACGTATATCAGCCCCTGTTAATGCCCCTGAGTAAGGCGACAGCCTCTTCACCCGGCATTTCAAACCGGACGCGGTGGCGTGCGGCGACATCCAGGGCAAAGACTTTCGTATATACCTCCGTCGAGCTGACGGACTTGTGCCCCATAAGGGTCTGCAGGATCTTGAGGGGGATGCCGGCATACAGCATGTGCATGGCATAACTGTGCCGGAACGTGTGCGGGGTCACCGGCACGGAAAAGGTCACACCGTCTGCCGCTGCGGCCTCAACCGCCTCATTCAGCCAGGTCCTGACTGTCCTGTCGGTGATCTCCCAGATACGTGCCTTTTCCATTCTGCCGGTGCGCTTATTTCTCCGCTCCAGCGGGATCTTCAGCGTGGCCACCATCATCTCCAGCTGGCTGACGTAGTGGCTGTCGGACAGGGGAACAATCCTGTGACTCGTGCTGCCGGCCGGCGCACGGCCTGCCGTCCGGGCTGCCTTTTCCGTGCGCTGTTTCAGTGTGGCCAGCTGAACAAACGGGGAGGGGGACGTCAGGTTAAAATCAGCGCGCGTCAGGGCCAGCGCTTCGTTTATGCGGGCACCGGAATTCCACAATGTTGACAGCAACATCCTGCGGTGCAGATCCGGGACGTAATGAAGCAGGGCACTGACTTCCGGGGCCAGAAGGTACTTTGGCAGTTCCTCCTGAACAAGTGCCATCTGGCGCAGAGCCAGGGCTGCCGGATAGTCTATTGGTACCGGGAGCTGGATTCTCTCTGTGGCAGGCAGGTGTCCGTAAGGGGATGGAAAACTCATGATACCTCTGGTGTTTCGCCATTGTCTTCCGACAGCTTCTGCCGCTTAACCGGCGCAAGATACTGGTTTAATTCATCTAGCATAATCAGTACACGGCGACCCGTCTTACGGGGAAACATCCTCCGCATTTCAGGCGTGAGCTGCTTACGTTCCCATCCGTAAGGGAAAATAATGCTGTATCCTGGTTCTCGGTGCGCATCCCTGTGGTCTGGGCCTGCGACAATACGTGCAACTTCCTGATTCAGGCGTTCTCCGCGCCAGCCCCACGCCGCGAGTCGCTTGCGGATCCGGCCCACCGGAAAACGGTTATCGGAGTTGCGGGGGAACATGATTTTCCCGTCCTCATCCCGTCTGACCACAAACATATCCAGCGACTGCTGAATCAGCACATTCCGCACCGGAAAATGGCTGCGCATTTCTTTCATCATGCTGTGCATTACTCTACTCTGTATTGTTACGACCAGCAGCTGCACTGGTGCCTTAAATTCTGCCTTCTGTTATTTTCGTTCCAGACAAATCCCGCCGGTCACGAGATCGCCGCCCATTCCCATAATGTCATGAAAACCTGCCGGGCCTTCTCCTGGGAGGGCAGTTCAATCATATCCCCCTGCCGCAAATCGAGCTCTTCATCAACCGTTTCGTTGTCTCGCATATGCAACCGCCATCCCGTCTCCGGAGGCGCGTTCTGTATGGCCAGCACGCGTCCTTCCGGAGACAGCAGTTCGCGGAGGATGTAGCAGGTGCCAGTCCGGGTCAAATTCCGCAGGCACATCACGGGGTACTCCTGAACCAGCTGGTCATACACACATTCTGCAGTATGGAAGTAATTCCGGTCCGCCTTACAAAAAACACACATACGCCTTCCTTATTGAAAAATCCCGCCTACCATTTTTCCTGCCTGCCCGAATTCATTCAGACATAACCTGTCAGAAAGAAGCACCCTTTTGCTTGAGCGCTGTCATTCAGATCAACCCATCTCATGAGG belongs to Kosakonia sp. SMBL-WEM22 and includes:
- a CDS encoding DUF6386 family protein; protein product: MLKEFSVFTDTATLSVFDIDAVKHRVPDSPDWWTIEENEILEVNKGNIAFLGLGADGDYIVKVTESVEGEAGTLNLHFPSGNVFIGAGEDTSGGDLEPDGSDVIEGETLSFAPGYYSMKYSRAGNVIELCFEPTRERYNSVEEPVRI
- a CDS encoding site-specific integrase, which codes for MSFPSPYGHLPATERIQLPVPIDYPAALALRQMALVQEELPKYLLAPEVSALLHYVPDLHRRMLLSTLWNSGARINEALALTRADFNLTSPSPFVQLATLKQRTEKAARTAGRAPAGSTSHRIVPLSDSHYVSQLEMMVATLKIPLERRNKRTGRMEKARIWEITDRTVRTWLNEAVEAAAADGVTFSVPVTPHTFRHSYAMHMLYAGIPLKILQTLMGHKSVSSTEVYTKVFALDVAARHRVRFEMPGEEAVALLRGINRG